In Colletotrichum higginsianum IMI 349063 chromosome 3, whole genome shotgun sequence, a genomic segment contains:
- a CDS encoding Exopolysaccharide inner membrane protein, whose translation MKLSVSYGQLFALLGSLLFVSQASAKCSTSTFKHPGLLHTTEDFNRITGFLDANKEPWTTGLDKLAARANSRYTPSPKEVVCRGGPGRECIPQNYASLFRDAAAAYANAVYWRLTGDEAHANASARILDAWSGTIQRIHGPSDRYLASGIYGYQLANAAEILRGWAAWDGLPAVTEMLESVFYPMNHDFLVNHNGAVVEHYWANWDLANMCTMQAIGILSDNRTMYNEAVDYFKHGAGNGAIEKAVWKLHTEPGTNKTLGQGQEAGRDQGHSLLDFALLGVFAQQSYNQGDDLFSYLNNRILAGSEYVAKYNLGHDVPFANFTNSHGTATAISAAGRGELRPMWELLYAHYGVIKGLNASWTEEMRDYTVKEARGPEGGGGDYGPNSGGYDQLGFGTLLYRLE comes from the exons atgAAGCTCAGCGTCTCCTACGGTCAACTCTTCGCCCTCTTGGGATCCCTCTTGTTCGTCTCACAAGCGAGCGCAAAgtgctcgacctcgaccttcAAGCATCCAGGACTCCTGCACACGACCGAGGATTTCAACCGCATCACGGGATTCCTCGACGCCAACAAGGAACCATGGACCACCGGCCTCGATAAACTCGCGGCTCGCGCCAACTCTCGCTACACTCCGAGCCCCAAGGAGGTCGTTTGCCGCGGCGGCCCGGGCCGTGAGTGCATCCCGCAGAACTACGCCTCCCTCTTCCgcgacgcggccgccgcctacgccaacgccgtctACTGGAGGCtcacgggcgacgaggcgcaCGCCAACGCCTCCGCCAGGATCCTCGACGCCTGGAGCGGCACGATCCAGCGCATCCACGGCCCCTCGGACAGGTACCTCGCCAGCGGCATCTACGGATACCAGCTCGCCAACGCGGCCGAGATCCTCCGGGGGTGGGCCGCGTGGGACGGGCTGCCGGCCGTGACCGAGATGCTCGAGAGCGTCTTCTACCCGATGAACCACGACTTCctcgtcaaccacaacggcgccgtcgtcgagcacTACTGGGCCAACTGGGACCTGGCCAACATGTGCACGATGCAGGCCATCGGCATCCTCTCGGACAACAGGACCATGTACAACGAGGCGGTCGACTACTTCAAGCACGGGGCGGGCAACGGGGCCATCGAGAAGGCCGTCTGGAAGCTGCACACGGAGCCGGGAACGAACAAGACGCTCGGCCAGGGCCAAGAGGCAGGGCGCGATCAGGGCCACTCCCTGTTGGACTttgccctcctcggcgtctttGCCCAGCAGTCGTACAACCAGGGCGACGACTTGTTCTCGTACCTTAACAACAGGATTCTCGCGGG CTCGGAGTACGTCGCAAAGTACAACCTTGGACACGACGTCCCCTTTGCGAACTTCACCAACAGCCACGGCACTGCGACGGCCATCAGCGCGGCCGGGCGGGGAGAGCTCCGGCCCATGTGGGAGCTGCTTTACGCCCACTACGGTGTCATCAAGGGGCTCAATGCTTCCTGGACCGAGGAGATGCGTGATTATACGGTGAAGGAAGCCAGAGGCCCggagggtggcggcggagactACGGCCCGAACAGCGGCGGGTACGATCAGCTGGGGTTCGGGACTCTGCTGTACCGACTCGAATGA
- a CDS encoding Epoxide hydrolase, with protein sequence MSRRYTHYLCPSQVFPDSYHSHNHTDINLPFFLIMAQAFGKLPGGVLKTPEEFTLRVPDQDLEEFKQLLKLSKIGPETWYNKQEGGRFGVTREWLIKAKDAWLKYDWRKQEDRINSFPNFKSKVENADLGTLDIHFTALFSNKKDAVPVIFMHGWPGSFLEFLPMLDLLVSKYTPDTLPYHVIVPSLPGYGLSADSIPLDKETTLDSVTASLHQLMLDLGFGGGYAAQGGDVGSFTARLLSGYKECKAFHVNMLFPEEQDIAGGTDGLSPQDLERLQRGRAWGSTGNAYALEHGTRPATIGLVLSASPLALLAWIGEKYLEWVDARQPLQLETILELVGLYWFTSTFPRSVYSYRPLAEGLAAGKSITIPTSKEIPFGYSAFHSEISYLPKQWAEKSYPNLKFYRTQDKGGHFAALEQPETFLQDIEDFLASVQVVSS encoded by the exons ATGTCTCGCAGGTACACACATTACCTTTGTCCATCCCAAGTCTTTCCTGATTCCTATCACTCACACAACCACACCGATATCAACCTACCATTCTTTTTGATCATGGCGCAAGCATTTGGCAAACTCCCCGGCGGAGTTCTCAAGACGCCCGAGGAGTTCACTCTTCGGGTCCCGGACCAGGACCTGGAGGAATTCAAGCAGCTGTTGAAGCTGTCCAAAATTGGCCCCGAGACGTGGTACAACAAGCAGGAGGGTGGCCGCTTTGGCGTCACCCGCGAATGGCTCATCAAAGCGAAAGACGCCTGGCTGAAGTACGACTGGAGAAAGCAGGAAGACCGCATCAACTCGTTCCCCAACTTCAAATCCAAGGTCGAGAACGCGGACCTGGGCACGCTGGACATCCACTTCACCGCGCTCTTCTCAAACAAGAAGGACGCAGTCCCTGTCATCTTCATGCACGGCTGGCCTGGTTCGTTTCTCGAGTTCCTCCCGATGCTCGACTTGCTCGTAAGCAAGTATACACCCGACACCCTGCCGTACCACGTCATCGTGCCCTCACTACCGGGGTACGGACTCTCGGCGGATTCGATTCCCCTGGACAAGGAGACGACCCTGGACTCCGTGACCGCTTCTCTCCATCAGTTGATGCTGGATCTGGGATTCGGTGGAGGTTACGCCGCCCAAGGTGGCGATGTCGGGAGCTTCACGGCCAGACTCTTGTCCGGGTACAAGGAATGCAAAGCGTTCCATG TGAACATGCTCTTCCCAGAAGAGCAAGACATAGCCGGCGGCACTGACGGGTTGTCGCCTCAAGATCTGGAGCGATTGCAGAGGGGGCGGGCCTGGGGCTCAACCGGGAACGCGTACGCCCTGGAACAcgggacgaggccggcgaccatTGGATTAGTCCTGTCCGCGAGCCCGCTCGCACTGTTGGCTTG GATCGGAGAGAAGTACTTGGAGTGGGTAGACGCACGTCAACCCCTTCAGCTGGAGACCATTCTCGAGTTGGTCGGCCTGTACTGGTTCACGTCCACATTCCCGAGGAGCGTCTACTCGTACCGGCCATTGGCAGAAGGCTTGGCCGCTGGGAAGTCTATAACGATTCCCACTTCGAAAGAAATCCCATTCGGATACTCGGCCTTTCACAGCGAGATTAGCTACTTGCCGAAGCAATGGGCAGAGAAGTCGTACCCGAATCTCAAGTTCTATCGAACGCAAGACAAG GGCGGTCACTTTGCTGCACTTGAGCAGCCGGAGACATTCTTGCAGGATATCGAGGATTTCCTCGCATCGGTACAGGTCGTGTCTAGTTGA
- a CDS encoding Glycolate oxidase, whose protein sequence is MAFCASARSASLLRSAPHPCRNLTRRPVLTQYGPAFQSAHPRFLQSTSSESSRKTHRFIPLQLLALGAIPLLAGYLLGRSGAPGLDPASQGKLSQVDFADRKHMLLAAKEISSALGDDALSFDEDEIELHGHSDWSTSNSSGRPVAIVYPRTTEEVSQIARICNKHNVPMVPFGAGSSVEGSFSSPYSGICIDFVHMDKIIAFHPDDMDVVVQPGVNWVTLNKTIQDAGLFLPLDPSPTAMVGGMVSTNCSGTNAFRYGTMKDWVVNLTVVLADGRVVKTRRRPRKSSAGYNLTSLFVGAEGTLGLVTEVTLKLAVVPQDTGVAVVSFPTIDEAARAATGLIRSGIQLGALEFMDEVQMQVINRHGSAAVRKTAWDEKPTLFLKFSGTTDGIKGDISRVKDIVQPFNPRNIFFAKDKQEEADLWAARKEALWTMTSIKPEGYSLWSTDVAVPISRLAEIITLSKEDSGKLGLFASVIGHVGDGNFHQAVMYDPKNEGQRAAVAKCVHDMMSRALEMKGTVSGEHAIGIGKKDCLVDELGGDAIDLMKTLKQAVDPKWIMNPGKVFDLPAGSKAVAAS, encoded by the exons ATGGCTTTCTGTGCCTCTGCACGCTCCGCCTCTCTGCTGAGGAGCGCGCCTCATCCCTGCCGGAACCTGACGCGTCGTCCAGTCCTCACTCAGTATGGGCCAGCGTTCCAATCGGCCCATCCCAGGTTCCTTCAATCAACCTCTTCCgagtcgtcgaggaagacTCATCGGTTCATACCCCTTCAGCTGTTGGCTCTCGGCGCCATTCCCCTCTTGGCCGGATATCTGCTCGGACGATCCGGTGCACCTGGCTTAGACCCGGCTTCTCAAGGCAAGCTCTCTCAGGTAGACTTTGCAGACCGGAAGCACATGCTGCTT GCGGCTAAAGAAATCTCGAGTgccctgggcgacgacgcgctcagcttcgacgaggacgagatcgagCTGCACGGCCACTCGGACTGGTCAACGTCCAACTCGAGCGGTCGACCCGTGGCCATTGTCTATCCCaggacgacggaggaggtCTCTCAGATAGCCAGGATTTGCAACAAGCACAACGTGCCGATGG TCCCGTTCGGTGCCGGATCTTCGGTCGAGGGGAGCTTCTCATCGCCCTACAGCGGGATTTGCATCGACTTTGTGCACATGGACAAGATCATCGCGTTCCACCCCGATGA TatggacgtcgtcgtccagcccgGCGTGAACTGGGTGACGCTCAACAAGACCATCCAGGACGCgggcctcttcctcccgctggacccctcgccgacggccatggTCGGCGGCATGGTCTCGACCAACTGCAGTGGCACCAACGCCTTCCGCTACGGCACCATGAAGGACTGGGTCGTCAACCTCACCGTcgtgctcgccgacggccgcgtcgtcAAGACGAGGCGCCGCCCGCGCAAGAGCTCGGCCGGCTACAACCTCACCTCGctcttcgtcggcgccgagggcaccCTGGGCCTGGTCACCGAGGTGACGCTGAAGCTGGCCGTCGTGCCGCAGGACacgggcgtcgccgtcgtgtCGTTCCCGAccatcgacgaggcggcgagggcggcgacggggctgATCCGCTCGGGCATCCAGCTGGGCGCGCTCGAGTTCATGGACGAGGTGCAGATGCAGGTCATCAACCGCCACGGCAGTGCGGCCGTCAGGAAGACGGCGTGGGATGAGAAGCCGACCCTTTTCCTGAA GTTCTCGGGCACAACCGATGGGATCAAGGGGGATATCTCTCGCGTCAAGGACATCGTGCAGCCGTTCAACCCGCGCaacatcttcttcgccaaAGACaagcaggaggaggccgaccTCTGGGCCGCGAGAAAGGAGGCCTTGTGGACAATGACCTCCATCAAACCCGAGGGATACTCGCTGTGGTCCACCGACGTGGCGGTGCCAATCTCGAGACTGGCCGAGATCATCA CCTTGTCAAAGGAGGACTCTGGGAAGCTGGGCCTGTTCGCGAGCGTCATCggccacgtcggcgacggcaactTCCACCAGGCCGTCATGTACGACCCCAAAAACGAGGGACAGCGGGCCGCGGTCGCCAAGTGCGTCCACGACATGATGAGCCGGGCTCTGGAGATGAAGGGGACGGTTTCG GGGGAACACGCAATTGGCATTGGAAAAAAG GACTGTCTCGTGGACGAACTCGGCGGTGATGCGATCGACTTGATGAAGACGTTGAAACAGGCGGTAGATCCCAA ATGGATCATGAACCCGGGCAAGGTCTTTGATCTGCCGGCAGGTTCCAAAGCCGTCGCAGCCTCGTAG
- a CDS encoding GNAT family codes for MPSTGVTFATLPRSHSDPSKFHRLTTLYKSFRLLSLRLSPESFGSTYAREAAFPWDAWTSRLSNPLATTIVAYRTTSSSDPAPETEPAPAGVPATPDNASLDAALDAEWLASLTIIGPLDAATLATSLHLDPDLVDLGSSQETETETETPTRQQQQHILNGMYVVPSARGEKLGVRILEHVKDLVTSEARSQGRGARVSLIVDYDNAAARRTYERCRFEVVHRYWFDDYREGRGARTEAAVMVLDIGSQVERHVTDNLT; via the coding sequence atgccgtccaCCGGCGTTACATTCGCAACCCTCCCTAGATCCCACTCGGATCCCTCCAAGTTCCACCGCCTCACGACCCTCTACAAGTCCTTccgcctcctctccctccgccTCTCCCCGGAATCCTTCGGCTCGACCTACGCCCGCGAAGCCGCCTTCCCCTGGGACGCATGGACGTCGCGCCTCTCCAATCCACTAGCGACGACCATCGTCGCATACAGAACCACATCGTCCTCCGACCCAGCCCCGGAAACTGAACCCGCTCCGGCCGGCGTCCCAGCGACCCCAGACAACGCCAGCCTCGACGCGGCACTCGATGCGGAATGGCTCGCCTCCCTAACGATAATAGGCCCCCTGGACGCCGCCACCCTCGCGACGTCCCTCCACCTGGACcccgacctcgtcgacctcggctcGTCGcaggagacggagacggagacggagacgccgacgaggcagcagcagcagcacatCCTCAACGGCATGTACGTCGTCCCCTCCGCGCGGGGCGAGAAGCTGGGCGTCCGGATCCTGGAGCACGTCAAGGACCTGGTCACCTCCGAGGCGAGATCGCAGGGCCGGGGAGCGCGCGTCTCGCTGATCGTCGACTACGACaacgcggcggcgaggaggacgtaCGAGAGGTGCAGGTTCGAGGTCGTGCACCGGTATTGGTTTGACGACTATcgtgaggggaggggggcgaggacggaggcggcggtcaTGGTGCTTGATATCGGTAGTCAAGTTGAACGGCATGTCACGGACAACTTGACCTAA
- a CDS encoding vault protein inter-alpha-trypsin, which produces MVFGFGHAPCGVFGQSISHHPNSNSNSNNNNNYRRNTHVCGLYYLDTTQNFPSRGSHSYPRRYLPMLSQSVHARIVASASRSTLTQTFVNPSADAPIPELRYTFPLYDGVSVVAFTCTVNKDRVIRGVVQETNTARRTYDNAVAKGQTAGILEQLPDASDVFTSSVANVPPGAEVAVEIEYLGELKHDAGVDGIRLTIPTSIAPRYGAYPGTLLDKPANVSAAQDGITIVVDAEVPAGSVIKSIQSPSHPIAVSVGSTSTTKADAAPSLQLASATLSLGTARLDRDFIVQVIATNTSNPVAVLETHPTIPHQQALMATLVPRFKMPATTKPEVVFICDRSGSMQGARMTDLRDALRVFLKSLPVGAMFNICSFGSEHSFLFDKSVTYDQNTLEAAMRHVDTFAANFGGTEIRQPIEQTFRRRHVDLDLEVFLLTDGEVWGEQGLFGLVGDHVRESKGAIRLFTLGVGRDVSHSLIEGLARAGNGFSQCVSHKEKMTGKVVRMLKGALTPHVTDYTLELKYADAGSETEPEDDFDIVSTDDLLKPLDRGVVLPPVEPKKPISLFDAAASDGEDAVMHDVADDGTGTDRFSHIPAVKPPKVLQAPFQISPFFPHSRNSVYLLLSPDRELRDKTPESLVLRGTSTQGPLELRIPIAVLPDKGETIHQLAARKAVQELEEGRGWIYHAKSGKDGRLLSEAHPGRFPGMVEREAVRLGVQFQVGGKWCSFVAVDDQDNEVSVEDRELAADRVRGHTEKRSSSKSRSCSKVSMASSIYFDSPPADHSAPIPLCRKGTPPKKMETRTPPPLSWTPVMFGSSALQSNSTSAFGLMSYTPPSGGGLFSGPSTGGGLLGGPSTPSTGGGLFSGPSTGGGLFGGPSTPSTGGGLFSSPSTGRGLFSGPSTGGGLFSGPSTGGGVSASAAVPDASALSGAEHFRSFAVSDPIRPIAMQQNTAAADDGVECEESSSPKPAPPPPPAPAPAPAAASFQPATASTIDRFEAIVSAQHSSGFWTYSDGLMSLLGVSDRDLRSAVVDAVGNRFSPVLMSTVAVVAFLRKNLAHERDSWEMMEEKAMAWLNAELGDKTGDVMDAVKRLF; this is translated from the coding sequence ATGGTCTTCGGCTTCGGTCACGCGCCCTGCGGCGTCTTCGGCCAGTCCATTTCTCATCATcccaacagcaacagcaacagcaacaacaacaacaactaCCGCAGAAACACCCACGTCTGCGGGCTCTACTACCTCGACACGACCCAGAACTTCCCAAGCCGCGGAAGCCACTCATACCCGCGCCGCTATCTCCCGATGCTGTCCCAGTCCGTCCACGCCCGCAtcgtcgcctcggcctcgcggtCCACCCTCACCCAGACCTTCGTGAACCCTTCTGCCGACGCGCCCATCCCCGAGCTCCGCTACACCTTCCCGCTGtacgacggcgtctcggtcGTCGCCTTCACCTGCACCGTCAACAAGGACCGCGTCATCCGCGGCGTCGTCCAGGAGACGAACACGGCCCGCCGGACGTACGacaacgccgtcgccaagggTCAGAccgccggcatcctcgaGCAGCTGCCGGACGCGAGCGACGTCTTCACCTCCAGCGTCGCCAACGTGCCGccgggcgccgaggtcgccgtcgagatcGAGTACCTCGGCGAGCTGAAGCACGACGCCGGGGTCGACGGCATCAGGCTTACCATCCCGACCTCCATCGCCCCGCGCTACGGCGCATACCCGGGCACCCTGCTCGACAAGCCCGCCAACGTGTCCGCGGCCCAGGACGgcatcaccatcgtcgtcgacgccgaggtgcCGGCCGGCAGCGTCATCAAGTCGATCCAGTCGCCCTCACACCCCATCGCCGTCTCGGTCGGCTCGACCTCGACTaccaaggccgacgccgcgccGTCTCTCCAGCTGGCGTCCGCCACGCTCTCGCTCGGCACCGCGCGGCTCGACAGGGACTTTATCGTCCAGGTCATCGCGACGAACACGTCGAACCcggtcgccgtcctcgagacgCACCCGACCATCCCGCACCAGCAGGCCCTCATGGCGACGCTGGTGCCGCGGTTCAAGATGCCCGCCACCACCAAGCCCGAGGTCGTCTTCATCTGCGACCGCTCCGGCTCGATGCAGGGCGCCAGGATGACGGACCTCCGGGACGCGCTCCGTGTGTTCCTCAAGTCCCTGCCCGTCGGCGCCATGTTCAACATCTGCAGCTTCGGCTCGGAGCACTCGTTCCTGTTCGACAAGTCGGTGACGTACGACCAGAACacgctcgaggccgccatgCGGCACGTCGACACCTTCGCGGCCAACTTTGGCGGCACCGAGATCCGCCAGCCCATCGAGCAGACCTTCCGGCGCCGccacgtcgacctcgacctcgaggtgTTTCTGCTgacggacggcgaggtcTGGGGCGAGCAGGGgctcttcggcctcgtcggcgaccaCGTGCGGGAGTCCAAGGGCGCCATCCGCCTCTTcaccctcggcgtcggccgggaCGTCAGCCACTCCCtcatcgagggcctcgcccgcgccggcaACGGCTTCTCGCAGTGCGTCTCCCacaaggagaagatgacGGGCAAGGTGGTGCGCATGCTCAAGGGCGCCCTCACGCCCCACGTCACCGACTACACCCTGGAGCTCAAGTACGCCGACGCCGGGTCGGAGACggagcccgaggacgactTTGACATCGTCTCGACTGATGATCTGCTCAAGCCCCTCGATCGGGGAGTCGTCCTTCCCCCCGTCGAGCCGAAGAAGCCCATTTCGCTctttgacgccgccgcctcggatGGGGAAGACGCGGTCATGCATGacgtcgccgatgacggcacCGGGACGGATCGCTTCTCGCACATCCCCGCCGTCAAGCCGCCCAAGGTGCTCCAGGCGCCCTTCCAGAtctcgcccttcttcccccaCAGCCGCAACAGCGTCTACCTCCTCCTCTCGCCCGACCGCGAGCTGAGGGACAAGACGCCCGAGTCCCTCGTCCTCCGCGGCACGTCCACCCAGGGGCCGCTGGAGCTCCGCATCCCCATCGCGGTCCTCCCGGACAAGGGCGAGACGATCCACCAGCTGGCGGCCCGCAAGGCCgtccaggagctcgaggagggccgcGGCTGGATCTACCACGCCAAGAGCGGCAAGGACGGCCGGCTCCTCAGCGAGGCCCACCCGGGCCGGTTCCCCGGCATGGTGGAGCGGGAGGCCGTCCGGCTCGGCGTGCAGTTCCAGGTCGGCGGCAAGTGGTGCtccttcgtcgccgtcgacgaccaggACAACGAGGTCAGCGTCGAGGATCGAGAGCTGGCCGCGGACAGGGTCCGAGGCCACACCGAGAAGAGGTCGTCCTCCAAGTCGAGGTCGTGCTCCAAGGTGTCCATGGCGTCGTCAATCTACTTTGATTCCCCGCCCGCCGATCACTCGGCACCCATCCCTTTGTGCAGAAAAGGCACGCCCCCCAAGAAAATGGAGACTCGGACGCCTCCGCCTTTGTCGTGGACACCGGTGATGTTCGGCTCCTCGGCGCTGCAGTCGAACTCGACTTCGGCTTTCGGCTTGATGAGCTACACTCCGCCGTCCGGAGGAGGCCTTTTCAGCGGCCCAAGTACGGGGGGAggcctgctcggcggccCAAGTACGCCAAGTACGGGGGGAGGCCTTTTCAGCGGCCCAAGTACGGGGGGAGGCCTGTTCGGCGGCCCAAGTACGCCAAGTACGGGGGGAGGCCTGTTCAGCAGCCCAAGTACGGGGAGAGGCCTGTTCAGCGGCCCAAGTACGGGGGGAGGCCTTTTCAGCGGCCCAAGTACGGGGGGAGGcgtctccgcctcggccgccgtccctGACGCCTCGGCTCTGTCGGGCGCGGAACACTTTCGCAGTTTTGCGGTCAGTGATCCCATCCGCCCCATCGCCATGCAGCAGAATACCGCTGCAgctgatgacggcgtcgagtGTGAGGAGTCCTCGAGCCCCAAGCcggcccctcctcctcctcccgctcccgctcccgctcccgcgGCCGCCTCTTTCCAGCCCGCTACCGCGTCCACGATCGATAGGTTTGAGGCCATTGTCTCGGCGCAGCACTCCAGCGGCTTCTGGACGTACTCGGACGGGCTGATGAGCCTCCTCGGCGTGTCTGACCGGGACCTCCGGTCCGCGGTGGTCGACGCGGTCGGAAATCGGTTCAGCCCGGTCCTGATGTCGActgtcgctgtcgtcgctTTCCTGCGGAAGAACCTGGCGCACGAGCGGGACAGTtgggagatgatggaggagaaggccatGGCCTGGCTTAACGCCGAGCTGGGAGATAAGACTGGGGATGTCATGGATGCGGTAAAGCGCCTCTTCTGA